From the Iodobacter fluviatilis genome, one window contains:
- a CDS encoding transglutaminase-like cysteine peptidase: protein MLSFVLHAASNLDFDRLQKSLVQRWGQTPVRLFTDWQTLMNEARNAPETDKLKRINDFINRRIQFGDDPTIWNAPDYWATPLETIGKGAGDCEDFAIIKYFSLKELGVAKEKLRLTYVKAKIGGATSNVSQAHMVLTYYSSADAEPLVLDNLLNDIRPASRRPDLTPVFSFNSDGIFTGAAAQPTGPVDKLSRWKDLISKMKTEGYETD from the coding sequence ATGCTGTCTTTCGTGTTGCATGCTGCATCTAACCTTGATTTTGACCGCTTACAAAAATCACTGGTACAGCGATGGGGGCAAACGCCTGTCCGTTTGTTTACCGACTGGCAAACACTGATGAATGAAGCACGCAATGCACCTGAAACCGATAAATTAAAACGGATTAATGACTTCATTAATCGCCGGATTCAATTCGGTGATGACCCCACAATCTGGAATGCGCCGGACTACTGGGCAACCCCACTAGAAACCATAGGCAAAGGCGCAGGAGATTGCGAGGATTTTGCAATTATTAAATATTTCAGTTTAAAAGAACTGGGTGTTGCTAAAGAAAAACTTCGGCTGACTTACGTTAAAGCTAAAATTGGAGGCGCAACAAGCAATGTCAGCCAAGCGCATATGGTATTAACTTACTACTCCAGTGCAGATGCAGAACCTTTAGTTCTTGATAATTTATTAAATGATATTCGTCCGGCATCCCGGCGTCCTGATCTGACACCTGTATTCAGCTTTAATAGCGATGGTATTTTTACGGGAGCTGCTGCCCAGCCAACAGGCCCGGTTGATAAATTATCCCGCTGGAAAGATCTGATCAGCAAAATGAAAACTGAAGGATATGAAACTGATTAG